From a region of the Nonlabens dokdonensis DSW-6 genome:
- the odhB gene encoding 2-oxoglutarate dehydrogenase complex dihydrolipoyllysine-residue succinyltransferase: MALEMKVPSPGESITEVEIAEWLVADGDWVEKDQAIAEVDSDKATLELPAEASGIITLKAEEGDAVAVGEVVCLIDTEATNPNEGAKDVENSGPTMGGGDEGGNAGDVAKEMRKDNPESKSTGDKAPQPEQAKETYASGTPSPAAKKTLDEKGIDPKSVSGTGRDGRITKEDAVNAKPSMGSPGTGSRGESRSKLSMLRRKVAERLVSAKNETAMLTTFNEADMKPIFDLRKEYKETFKAKHGVSLGFMSFFTKAVVRALEMYPAVNSMIDGKEMISYDFADISIAVSGPKGLMVPVIRNAENLSFRGVEQEVKRLALRARDGDITVDEMTGGTFTITNGGVFGSMMSTPIINPPQSAILGMHNIIERPVVVDGNIVARPMMYLAVSYDHRIIDGKESVGFLVAIKEALEDPINLLMDGDVKRALEL, encoded by the coding sequence ATGGCTCTAGAAATGAAAGTGCCTTCACCAGGCGAGTCGATTACAGAAGTAGAAATTGCAGAATGGCTAGTTGCCGATGGTGACTGGGTAGAAAAAGATCAAGCCATCGCTGAGGTTGATAGTGATAAAGCAACACTAGAATTACCTGCAGAAGCGAGTGGAATTATCACTCTTAAAGCTGAAGAAGGTGATGCTGTTGCCGTAGGCGAAGTAGTTTGTCTTATTGATACAGAGGCGACAAATCCCAATGAAGGCGCTAAAGATGTTGAGAATTCGGGCCCAACTATGGGTGGTGGCGATGAAGGTGGTAACGCTGGAGATGTAGCAAAAGAAATGCGCAAAGACAATCCAGAGAGTAAATCTACTGGAGATAAAGCACCGCAACCAGAACAAGCAAAAGAAACTTACGCAAGCGGAACTCCTAGTCCTGCGGCAAAAAAGACTCTTGACGAGAAAGGAATAGATCCTAAATCTGTTTCAGGAACTGGTCGTGATGGACGCATAACAAAAGAAGATGCTGTAAATGCAAAACCATCTATGGGATCTCCGGGAACTGGTTCTCGTGGTGAATCTCGTTCTAAACTTTCTATGCTGCGACGTAAAGTGGCAGAGCGTCTAGTAAGTGCTAAGAATGAAACGGCAATGTTGACGACCTTTAACGAGGCAGACATGAAGCCTATTTTTGACTTGAGAAAAGAGTACAAAGAAACCTTTAAAGCAAAGCATGGCGTATCCTTAGGATTCATGTCTTTCTTTACAAAAGCAGTGGTTAGAGCGCTAGAAATGTATCCAGCGGTAAACTCTATGATCGATGGTAAGGAAATGATTTCTTACGATTTTGCAGATATTTCTATAGCCGTATCAGGTCCTAAAGGTCTAATGGTGCCAGTAATAAGAAATGCAGAGAACCTTTCTTTTAGAGGTGTAGAGCAAGAAGTTAAAAGACTAGCGTTAAGAGCAAGAGATGGAGATATCACAGTAGATGAGATGACTGGTGGTACTTTTACGATTACTAATGGAGGAGTTTTCGGAAGTATGATGAGTACGCCTATTATCAATCCACCACAAAGTGCGATTCTAGGAATGCACAATATTATCGAGCGTCCTGTTGTAGTAGATGGTAACATTGTTGCCAGACCTATGATGTACCTAGCCGTTTCTTATGATCATAGAATCATTGATGGAAAAGAATCTGTAGGTTTCTTAGTAGCTATTAAAGAAGCATTAGAAGATCCTATCAATTTATTAATGGATGGAGATGTGAAAAGAGCTTTAGAGCTGTAG
- a CDS encoding family 16 glycosylhydrolase, whose amino-acid sequence MISLRYIILLFCAIQFSYGQQFPLDFENNQFSFTGFSGSSFSFRSDPAGVSGNAGQFFNDGSSPSQGFFIDVSTAVDLSADQNVTLRFYAFDPNAHNILLKFENGNQGDVEVLQQIPAGANAWKDVTFDFSNATLSGAGTNVSATGQYDRVVIFIDFGNTTAGTYVIDDINNGAVATPFNPIDVVYTDLVWSDEFDTSGLNNPVDPRKWHHQTQLPAGGSWYNNEVQHYTNRTDNSFVENGFLNIVAKRESFFDQGQTKQFTSARLNSKYAFTYGRVDVRAKLPFGNGTWPAIWTLGKNINEDGGFWDATHGTTNWPLCGEIDIMEHGLGAVNHVSAALHTNCAGCSGNTRNFRSTTLPDVANNFHVYSMNWSPQQITFLIDDVPFYTYNPTVKDVNTYPFFEDQYLLLNVAMGGYAGTIDPSFSQSAMVIDYVRVYQNTLSTDQLSIDTTVKVFPNPAKEQFQINASQKIDKLELYNVFGQAIIEKNDDCETIDISKFDNGIYFLKVYVGSSIATEKVIIAH is encoded by the coding sequence ATGATTTCATTGAGATACATTATTCTACTTTTTTGTGCTATTCAATTTTCCTATGGGCAACAGTTTCCATTAGATTTTGAGAATAATCAGTTTTCGTTCACAGGTTTTTCTGGTTCTTCTTTTTCTTTTAGATCAGATCCTGCTGGAGTGTCTGGAAATGCTGGTCAATTTTTCAACGATGGCAGTTCACCTAGTCAAGGATTTTTTATAGATGTTTCTACCGCGGTTGATCTTAGCGCAGATCAAAATGTTACTCTAAGATTTTATGCCTTTGACCCTAATGCTCACAACATACTTCTAAAGTTTGAAAATGGGAATCAAGGAGATGTAGAAGTACTGCAGCAAATTCCTGCAGGAGCAAATGCATGGAAAGATGTTACTTTTGATTTTAGCAACGCAACGCTAAGCGGAGCTGGAACCAACGTTTCAGCCACAGGTCAGTACGACCGAGTTGTCATTTTTATTGACTTTGGTAATACAACTGCTGGGACTTATGTCATAGACGACATCAATAACGGTGCTGTAGCAACTCCATTCAATCCTATAGATGTAGTTTATACAGATTTAGTTTGGTCTGACGAGTTTGATACTTCAGGATTAAATAATCCAGTAGATCCAAGAAAATGGCATCATCAAACCCAACTTCCGGCTGGTGGCAGCTGGTACAATAACGAGGTGCAGCATTACACTAATAGAACGGACAATTCTTTTGTAGAAAATGGATTTTTGAATATAGTAGCTAAAAGAGAAAGCTTTTTTGATCAAGGTCAAACTAAACAATTTACTAGTGCCAGACTAAATTCAAAGTATGCTTTTACTTATGGTAGAGTAGATGTACGAGCAAAATTGCCATTCGGTAATGGAACTTGGCCTGCAATATGGACATTGGGTAAAAACATTAACGAAGATGGTGGTTTTTGGGATGCTACACATGGAACGACCAACTGGCCGTTATGTGGAGAAATAGATATTATGGAGCATGGTTTAGGTGCTGTGAATCATGTTTCTGCTGCATTGCATACGAATTGTGCAGGTTGCTCAGGAAACACTAGAAATTTTAGATCAACCACACTTCCTGATGTTGCAAATAATTTTCATGTGTATTCTATGAACTGGTCGCCACAACAAATTACATTTTTAATTGATGACGTACCATTCTACACTTATAACCCAACCGTAAAAGACGTTAATACCTATCCGTTTTTTGAAGATCAATATTTACTATTAAATGTTGCGATGGGCGGTTATGCAGGTACCATCGATCCTAGCTTTTCACAAAGTGCGATGGTCATTGATTATGTGCGCGTATATCAAAACACATTGAGTACTGATCAATTATCTATTGATACAACTGTAAAAGTATTTCCTAATCCTGCTAAAGAGCAATTCCAAATCAATGCCTCTCAAAAAATAGATAAATTAGAACTTTATAATGTTTTTGGGCAAGCTATAATTGAAAAAAATGATGACTGTGAAACTATAGATATTTCTAAGTTCGATAACGGCATTTACTTTTTGAAAGTTTATGTAGGCTCTTCCATTGCAACGGAGAAAGTCATAATTGCACATTAA
- a CDS encoding 2-oxoglutarate dehydrogenase E1 component, with translation MDKFSFLNAAHTAYFAQLYDEYLINPDKIEPSWRAFFQGFDFGMESATDGDVVVEYIERGESKSTQVPDQMMKEFSVVKLIDAYRSRGHLFTKTNPVRERRNYEPKLGLENFGLTNADLDTLFDSGELIGLGKASLKSIIDHLEQVYCDSIGVEYMYIRKPHEIKWIQSWLHRNNNHPSFSKEQKTQILKKLNEAVSFESFLHTKYVGQKRFSLEGNESLIPALDALIENAADKGVDQFILGMAHRGRLNVLTNIFGKPVKDIFSEFDGKDYEQDIFDGDVKYHLGYTSKRKTDNGNDINLNIVPNPSHLETVGAVVEGIARAKQDMHNPENFSKVLPIVLHGDAAIAGQGIVYEVVQMSQLDAYKTAGTIHLVVNNQVGFTTNYLDARSSTYCTDVAKVTLSPVLHVNADDAEAVVHAMNFALDYRMEFGRDVFIDLLGYRKYGHNEGDEPRFTQPQLYKAIGKHKNPRDIYADKLLQEGLIDNSKVKELEAQYKERLEEELATSRQMENTIITPFMQDEWNGFEQATEVEMMQQVETGVDRDTLEKITATISQLPEGESFIRKIKKIIESRQKMWDEDKLDWAMGEHLAYGSLMMEGYNVRMSGQDVERGTFSHRHAVVKSENHENEFILHNHIDGVKGKMDIYNSHLSEYGVVGFEYGYALARPNTLTIWEAQFGDFSNGAQIMMDQYISAGEDKWKNQNGLVKLLPHGYEGQGAEHSSARIERYLQLCARDNMFMANCTTPANMFHLLRRQMLVNYRKPLVVFTPKSLLRYPKAVSTISEFENGHFQEVIDVDGDAFAKAKTLVFTSGKFYYDLLEYREENKRTDVALVRLEQLFPLPVEQMQEIIKKYGSKDIVWAQEEPRNMGAYSHLMLHMPETRSWRVCSRNMYAAPASGSSTRSKRRQARIIEDVFNTNK, from the coding sequence ATGGACAAATTTTCATTTCTGAACGCAGCTCACACTGCATACTTCGCACAACTTTATGATGAATACTTAATCAATCCTGACAAAATAGAGCCGTCATGGCGAGCCTTTTTTCAAGGTTTTGATTTTGGAATGGAAAGCGCCACAGATGGCGATGTGGTTGTAGAATACATCGAAAGAGGCGAGTCTAAATCAACTCAAGTTCCAGATCAAATGATGAAGGAATTTAGTGTTGTAAAATTAATTGATGCTTATCGATCGCGTGGTCATTTGTTTACTAAAACAAATCCCGTAAGAGAACGTCGTAATTATGAACCTAAATTAGGACTAGAGAACTTTGGTCTTACTAATGCTGATCTTGATACACTGTTCGACTCCGGAGAACTTATAGGACTTGGAAAAGCTAGTCTTAAATCTATTATTGACCATCTAGAACAAGTTTATTGCGATAGTATCGGTGTAGAATACATGTATATACGCAAGCCGCATGAGATCAAATGGATCCAGAGCTGGTTGCATAGAAATAATAATCACCCATCTTTTTCTAAAGAGCAAAAAACTCAAATCCTAAAGAAGCTTAACGAAGCGGTTTCTTTTGAGTCGTTCTTGCATACAAAATATGTAGGGCAGAAACGTTTTTCTCTTGAAGGTAATGAGTCACTTATCCCTGCATTAGACGCATTGATTGAGAATGCTGCTGATAAAGGAGTAGATCAGTTTATTTTAGGAATGGCTCATCGTGGTCGTCTTAATGTACTGACTAATATTTTTGGGAAGCCTGTAAAGGATATTTTCTCAGAATTTGATGGCAAAGATTATGAGCAGGATATATTTGATGGTGATGTAAAATATCATTTAGGTTATACAAGTAAAAGAAAAACAGATAACGGTAACGATATTAACTTAAACATTGTTCCTAATCCGTCTCACTTAGAAACGGTAGGAGCAGTGGTAGAAGGGATTGCACGTGCAAAACAAGACATGCACAATCCTGAGAATTTTTCCAAAGTGCTACCGATAGTGTTACACGGTGATGCAGCGATTGCTGGACAAGGAATTGTTTATGAGGTGGTGCAAATGTCACAACTTGACGCTTACAAAACTGCTGGAACAATTCACTTAGTAGTAAATAATCAAGTAGGTTTCACTACTAACTATCTTGATGCTAGATCTTCCACTTATTGTACAGATGTTGCAAAAGTGACATTGTCTCCCGTACTTCATGTAAATGCAGATGATGCTGAAGCTGTAGTGCATGCCATGAATTTTGCGCTGGATTACCGTATGGAATTTGGTCGTGATGTATTTATCGATTTACTAGGTTATAGAAAGTATGGTCATAATGAAGGTGATGAACCTCGTTTTACACAGCCACAATTATATAAAGCAATAGGAAAGCATAAAAATCCGCGAGATATTTACGCAGATAAATTGCTTCAAGAAGGATTGATTGATAATAGTAAGGTCAAAGAATTAGAAGCTCAATACAAAGAGCGACTAGAAGAAGAGCTTGCAACATCTAGACAGATGGAAAATACCATTATCACTCCTTTCATGCAAGATGAGTGGAATGGTTTTGAGCAAGCTACTGAAGTAGAAATGATGCAGCAGGTGGAAACTGGTGTAGATCGCGATACTCTAGAAAAGATCACCGCTACTATTTCGCAGCTTCCAGAAGGCGAGTCCTTCATAAGGAAAATCAAAAAGATTATCGAGTCACGTCAGAAGATGTGGGATGAGGACAAGCTAGACTGGGCAATGGGAGAACACCTTGCTTACGGTAGTTTAATGATGGAAGGCTACAATGTAAGAATGAGTGGTCAAGATGTAGAGCGAGGGACTTTTTCTCACCGCCATGCCGTAGTGAAATCAGAAAATCATGAAAACGAATTCATTTTACACAATCATATAGATGGTGTAAAAGGTAAAATGGATATTTACAACTCGCACTTATCGGAGTATGGAGTTGTAGGATTTGAATATGGTTATGCTTTGGCACGACCTAATACGCTCACCATATGGGAAGCTCAATTTGGAGATTTCTCAAACGGTGCTCAAATTATGATGGACCAGTACATCAGTGCTGGAGAAGATAAATGGAAGAATCAAAACGGTCTTGTAAAATTATTACCACATGGGTATGAAGGGCAAGGAGCAGAGCATTCTAGTGCGCGTATAGAACGTTATTTACAACTTTGTGCTAGAGATAATATGTTCATGGCAAACTGTACAACGCCGGCAAATATGTTTCATTTATTGCGCCGTCAGATGTTAGTAAACTACCGCAAGCCGCTCGTTGTTTTTACTCCTAAGTCTTTGTTACGTTACCCTAAAGCGGTAAGCACGATTTCAGAATTTGAGAATGGTCATTTTCAGGAAGTAATAGATGTTGATGGTGACGCTTTCGCGAAAGCGAAAACACTAGTATTCACCTCAGGTAAATTCTATTATGATTTACTAGAATACAGAGAAGAAAATAAGCGCACAGATGTGGCACTGGTAAGACTTGAACAATTGTTCCCGTTACCAGTTGAGCAAATGCAAGAAATTATCAAAAAGTACGGATCAAAAGATATCGTATGGGCACAAGAAGAGCCTAGAAATATGGGAGCATATTCCCACTTGATGTTACACATGCCAGAGACCAGATCATGGCGCGTGTGCTCTAGAAATATGTATGCAGCACCTGCTTCAGGAAGTTCCACAAGATCTAAGAGAAGACAGGCAAGAATAATAGAAGATGTTTTTAATACCAACAAATAA
- a CDS encoding aminotransferase class V-fold PLP-dependent enzyme produces MTDQFPILKKYTYLNTANHGLLSQDLVDYRNLLNQKMRDEASVFTNKRNIFIDEVRHTIANFIDADPDFTAVIPNFSTGFNTLINNIEHNATFLLLKDDYPSVNWPVETRGFKTHHVAIDEDMEAQIMKVCEKERPDFFCFSMVQYISGIKMDLEFIKKLKQQFPDMILIADGTQYVGSEEFRFRESGLDIILASCYKWLHAGDGNGFICVKENVQEYIFPKSIGYRSARNVMNANVTFISRFEPGHQDMIAFGTLQQAILKIQEMGWEKVSDLVKKLAHKAKMEFEKRNLLTAVVASRKEHSSIFNIKGDQDLYEKLLVHDIVTSLRGDGIRISFSFFNTQEDLDKLLEVLDL; encoded by the coding sequence ATGACAGATCAGTTTCCTATTCTTAAAAAGTACACGTATCTCAATACTGCAAATCATGGACTGCTCTCCCAAGACCTCGTGGATTACCGCAATTTGCTCAATCAGAAAATGAGAGATGAAGCTTCAGTTTTTACAAATAAGCGCAATATTTTTATTGATGAGGTGCGTCATACTATAGCAAACTTCATCGATGCAGATCCTGATTTTACAGCCGTTATTCCTAACTTTTCTACCGGATTCAATACGTTAATAAATAATATAGAACATAATGCAACCTTCTTACTTCTCAAAGATGATTACCCATCTGTAAACTGGCCAGTAGAAACACGAGGTTTTAAAACGCATCATGTTGCCATAGATGAAGATATGGAAGCACAAATCATGAAAGTTTGTGAAAAGGAGCGCCCAGATTTCTTTTGTTTTTCTATGGTGCAATACATTTCTGGAATCAAGATGGACTTGGAATTTATTAAGAAGTTAAAACAACAGTTTCCAGATATGATCCTGATTGCAGATGGTACTCAGTACGTAGGTAGTGAAGAATTCCGCTTTCGCGAAAGCGGACTAGACATCATCCTCGCATCTTGTTACAAATGGCTTCATGCTGGTGATGGCAACGGTTTTATTTGTGTAAAAGAGAACGTACAGGAATATATCTTTCCTAAATCTATAGGTTACCGCAGTGCGCGCAATGTGATGAATGCTAATGTGACTTTTATCAGCCGTTTTGAACCTGGACATCAAGATATGATTGCTTTTGGTACATTACAACAAGCGATTCTCAAAATTCAAGAAATGGGATGGGAGAAAGTTTCTGATCTTGTAAAAAAACTAGCTCATAAGGCAAAAATGGAGTTTGAAAAGAGAAACCTCTTGACCGCAGTTGTAGCCTCTAGAAAAGAACATTCCTCCATTTTTAATATTAAAGGTGATCAAGATTTGTATGAAAAACTACTAGTTCATGATATAGTGACATCATTGCGTGGTGATGGGATAAGAATTAGTTTTTCCTTTTTTAATACACAAGAAGACTTGGATAAGTTGCTTGAAGTACTAGATTTGTAA
- the fabD gene encoding ACP S-malonyltransferase: MKAYVFPGQGAQFTGMGKDLYDNYPEAKELFHKANDILGFEISKIMFEGTADELKETKVTQPAIFIHSVVLAKMMGADFAPDMVAGHSLGELSALTAAGALSFEDGLRIVSKRALAMQEACEAQESTMAAIIGMADEDVEKVCEEVDGVVVAANYNCTGQLVISGEVPAVEKACEILKEKGARRALILPVGGAFHSPLMEPAREELAKAIEETEFKIPTCPIYQNVSTFAVEGIVDIKTNLIFQLTAPVKWTQSVQNMIKDGATEFIEVGPGKALQGLIKKIDREAQVSQGSVA, from the coding sequence ATGAAAGCATACGTTTTTCCAGGTCAAGGAGCTCAATTCACAGGAATGGGTAAAGACTTATACGATAATTATCCAGAAGCAAAAGAATTATTCCATAAAGCTAATGATATTTTAGGTTTTGAGATTTCTAAAATCATGTTTGAAGGAACTGCTGACGAACTCAAAGAAACTAAAGTAACGCAACCAGCTATTTTTATACATTCTGTTGTGCTTGCAAAAATGATGGGTGCTGATTTTGCACCAGATATGGTGGCAGGTCATTCTCTAGGAGAATTAAGTGCGCTTACTGCTGCCGGAGCTTTAAGTTTTGAAGATGGATTGCGAATTGTTTCTAAACGTGCGCTAGCTATGCAAGAAGCATGTGAAGCACAAGAAAGCACCATGGCGGCCATCATAGGTATGGCAGATGAAGATGTAGAAAAAGTTTGTGAAGAAGTAGATGGTGTAGTCGTTGCAGCAAATTACAATTGCACAGGCCAGCTAGTTATTTCTGGAGAAGTACCGGCAGTTGAAAAAGCTTGTGAAATTCTAAAAGAAAAAGGAGCCAGAAGAGCTTTGATTTTACCGGTAGGTGGCGCTTTTCACTCGCCTTTAATGGAGCCTGCTCGTGAAGAACTGGCAAAAGCAATTGAAGAAACTGAATTCAAAATACCTACGTGTCCTATCTATCAAAATGTTTCTACATTTGCTGTAGAAGGAATTGTAGACATTAAAACCAACTTGATTTTTCAATTGACCGCTCCAGTAAAATGGACGCAATCAGTTCAAAACATGATCAAAGATGGCGCTACTGAATTTATAGAAGTAGGTCCAGGAAAAGCTTTACAGGGATTGATTAAAAAGATTGATCGTGAAGCGCAGGTGAGTCAGGGAAGTGTGGCTTAA
- a CDS encoding helix-turn-helix domain-containing protein: MKKYKQLTLDQRYQIQSQLKTGLTQTSIAQQLDYHRSTNQRICSQRS; encoded by the coding sequence ATTAAAAAATACAAACAACTGACATTGGATCAAAGGTATCAAATTCAAAGTCAGTTGAAAACTGGATTAACCCAAACAAGCATAGCACAACAATTAGATTATCATAGAAGCACAAATCAGAGAATTTGCTCACAACGCTCCTAA
- a CDS encoding T9SS type B sorting domain-containing protein, whose translation MKNTFFITLLLLVSFGFAQNPNDCRDAILLCGDTDLGIDPDGIGANEFNLPGNITPTCFNFQTDQVWFKVEIETTGTFSFVLTPDTPQADYDFAIFGPVTDCNNLGAAIRCSSTNPNAAGVTGETGLNDTEIDTQEGPGPLGNGFLQELTVNAGEIYYVIVGLAIGQGGFSLSTSGSADLPPAPTANPVDDLDVCDDLGAQDGFREFDFSPLDADVLQGQSSTTVTYHESLNDANIGINALTFPYTNISNPQEIFVRVIRNDSECTDFTEFMIEVDDTNVTTTADAIIICSDNTTESFDFDSVIDTLVPNAANLNITYHLTETDAADDLNPQGSVFTATLVEETYFIKVIDPTGLSCEFVVSVPLFVANPPQIAAPQDLFFCDDDFDGFLSVNLGNQNPDILNGLDSTLHQVQFYSNATDRANDQNALGNTFTNTQNPQQIFVRVTETRTSCFSDVAFNVTINPKPVLAPQDDITVCVDAVSLTTISVESGFDFYDWSTGESGSNLNSIDIDQPGNYTVTVTNNFGCESMLTITALPSDVAVIDDIITQDFRNGDNTAQFLVSGPGDYEFSVDNGPYQDANFFSGLYKGFHTVRIRDKNGCGVLTQEFVVLDFQQFFTPNGDGFHDYWTLDGLSAFPTAVIYIYDRHGKLLFQMSPEGPGWDGTYLNNPLPSSSYWFTLQIPDKPLVKGFFALKR comes from the coding sequence ATGAAAAACACTTTCTTTATTACGCTTCTGCTATTAGTTTCATTTGGATTTGCTCAAAATCCTAATGATTGTAGAGATGCCATTTTACTTTGTGGCGATACTGATTTAGGTATTGATCCAGATGGAATAGGAGCAAACGAGTTCAATTTGCCTGGAAACATAACACCTACTTGCTTCAACTTTCAGACCGATCAGGTATGGTTTAAGGTAGAAATAGAAACTACTGGTACATTTAGTTTTGTGCTAACACCAGACACTCCACAGGCCGATTATGATTTTGCAATTTTTGGGCCAGTGACAGATTGTAATAATCTAGGAGCTGCAATACGCTGTTCTAGTACTAATCCTAATGCTGCTGGAGTAACTGGTGAAACTGGCTTAAACGATACTGAAATTGATACTCAAGAAGGTCCAGGACCACTGGGTAACGGTTTTTTACAAGAGCTTACCGTCAACGCTGGGGAAATCTACTACGTGATCGTAGGACTTGCCATAGGTCAAGGTGGTTTTTCTCTTTCTACTAGTGGTAGTGCAGACTTGCCTCCAGCACCTACCGCAAATCCTGTTGATGATCTAGATGTATGTGATGATTTAGGCGCTCAGGATGGATTTAGAGAGTTTGATTTCTCACCATTAGACGCAGATGTTTTACAAGGTCAATCTAGCACAACTGTAACTTATCACGAGTCGCTCAATGATGCTAACATAGGTATAAACGCTCTTACTTTTCCTTATACTAATATTTCAAATCCGCAAGAAATATTTGTTAGGGTGATAAGAAATGATTCTGAATGTACCGACTTTACAGAGTTTATGATTGAAGTAGACGATACTAATGTAACAACAACTGCAGATGCTATAATTATATGTAGCGATAATACAACAGAGTCTTTTGATTTTGATAGTGTTATTGACACCTTAGTTCCTAACGCTGCAAATCTCAATATTACATATCATTTAACCGAAACTGACGCAGCAGATGATCTGAATCCGCAAGGGTCTGTTTTTACCGCAACGCTTGTGGAAGAAACCTATTTTATTAAAGTGATCGACCCTACAGGATTATCGTGTGAATTTGTAGTGAGCGTTCCGCTTTTTGTTGCAAATCCACCACAGATAGCAGCACCTCAAGATTTGTTTTTTTGCGATGATGATTTTGATGGTTTTTTAAGTGTGAATCTAGGCAATCAAAATCCAGATATTTTAAATGGTCTAGATTCAACCCTACATCAAGTACAGTTCTATTCTAATGCTACAGATCGCGCTAACGATCAAAACGCATTAGGAAATACCTTTACCAATACTCAAAATCCACAACAAATTTTTGTGAGAGTTACAGAAACGAGAACTTCTTGTTTTAGTGATGTAGCATTTAATGTGACTATAAATCCTAAGCCAGTTCTTGCTCCACAAGATGATATTACAGTTTGTGTAGACGCTGTAAGCCTTACTACTATAAGTGTTGAGTCTGGCTTTGATTTTTATGATTGGAGTACTGGTGAGAGTGGTTCTAATTTAAATTCTATAGATATAGATCAGCCTGGAAATTATACCGTTACGGTTACAAATAATTTTGGGTGTGAAAGTATGTTGACGATTACGGCCTTGCCATCAGATGTTGCTGTAATAGATGATATTATTACTCAAGATTTTAGAAATGGCGATAATACGGCTCAATTTCTAGTTTCCGGACCTGGAGATTATGAATTCTCTGTTGATAATGGTCCTTATCAAGATGCTAACTTTTTCAGCGGACTTTACAAAGGCTTCCATACCGTTCGTATACGAGATAAAAATGGCTGTGGTGTTTTAACTCAGGAATTTGTAGTGCTTGATTTCCAACAATTTTTCACGCCTAATGGTGATGGCTTTCATGATTACTGGACACTGGACGGATTAAGCGCATTTCCTACCGCTGTAATTTATATTTACGACCGTCATGGTAAATTACTTTTCCAGATGTCACCTGAAGGGCCTGGCTGGGATGGTACTTATCTTAATAATCCATTGCCTTCCAGTTCTTATTGGTTTACATTACAAATTCCCGATAAACCTTTGGTAAAAGGATTTTTTGCTTTGAAAAGGTAG
- a CDS encoding dihydrofolate reductase, with protein MFGKKNKEHTGIDLEQKELIENAQRRIKQKRGLFTHFVVFLVGAVGLIIISQVLMQVEPVKVLGIEWWIWIVFAWFLLLCYHAFKVFITNRLLGPEWEKKQYDRLVTKQQKRIQELEKKVEKEYIAPKTKLVLDNDDTKRKITMIAAAGQNNELGKDGDLVWHLPDDFKRFKALTTGHHIIMGRKTFESFPKPLPNRTHIILTRDKNYKTEGGIVVHDLETALATTSGDENPFIIGGGEIYKLGMKVADEIELTRVHGTFDVDTYFPEIDESKWKIKTSLHHPADDKHKYSFDYETWVRK; from the coding sequence ATGTTTGGCAAGAAGAACAAAGAACACACCGGAATAGATTTAGAGCAAAAAGAACTCATAGAAAATGCGCAACGACGTATCAAACAGAAACGCGGTTTATTTACGCACTTCGTAGTTTTCTTAGTAGGTGCGGTAGGTCTTATCATTATAAGTCAAGTACTTATGCAAGTTGAACCAGTAAAGGTTCTAGGCATAGAATGGTGGATTTGGATTGTTTTTGCATGGTTTTTACTGTTATGCTATCATGCTTTTAAAGTATTTATTACTAATCGATTGTTAGGTCCAGAATGGGAGAAAAAGCAATACGATCGTCTCGTAACTAAGCAACAAAAACGTATTCAAGAACTTGAAAAAAAAGTTGAAAAGGAATACATCGCTCCTAAAACAAAGCTTGTTCTAGATAATGATGACACCAAAAGAAAAATAACCATGATCGCAGCAGCTGGTCAAAACAATGAATTAGGTAAAGATGGAGACCTGGTATGGCATTTACCAGATGATTTTAAAAGATTTAAAGCTTTAACTACAGGTCACCACATCATCATGGGCCGCAAAACTTTTGAAAGTTTTCCTAAGCCATTACCTAATCGTACACATATCATACTTACTAGAGATAAAAATTACAAAACTGAAGGCGGCATTGTCGTTCATGATCTAGAAACAGCACTTGCCACCACTTCTGGCGATGAGAATCCGTTTATTATAGGTGGCGGCGAGATTTATAAACTAGGAATGAAAGTAGCTGATGAAATTGAGCTGACAAGAGTTCATGGAACATTTGATGTAGATACTTATTTCCCAGAAATAGACGAGAGCAAATGGAAGATCAAAACATCACTTCATCATCCAGCCGATGATAAGCATAAGTATAGTTTTGATTATGAAACCTGGGTGAGAAAGTAG